A window of Ananas comosus cultivar F153 linkage group 4, ASM154086v1, whole genome shotgun sequence contains these coding sequences:
- the LOC109708988 gene encoding tubulin beta-1 chain, whose translation MREILHVQGGQCGNQIGSKFWEVVCDEHGIDPTGRYAGTSDLQLERVNVYYNEASCGRFVPRAVLMDLEPGTMDSVRTGPYGQIFRPDNFVFGQSGAGNNWAKGHYTEGAELIDSVLDVVRKEAENCDCLQGFQVCHSLGGGTGSGMGTLLISKIREEYPDRMMLTFSVFPSPKVSDTVVEPYNATLSVHQLVENADECMVLDNEALYDICFRTLKLTTPSFGDLNHLISATMSGVTCCLRFPGQLNSDLRKLAVNLIPFPRLHFFMVGFAPLTSRGSQQYRALTVPELTQQMWDSKNMMCAADPRHGRYLTASAMFRGKMSTKEVDEQMINVQNKNSSYFVEWIPNNVKSSVCDIPPRGLSMASTFIGNSTSIQEMFRRVSEQFTAMFRRKAFLHWYTGEGMDEMEFTEAESNMNDLVSEYQQYQDATADEEGEYEDEEEAVQEM comes from the exons ATGAGAGAAATCCTCCACGTGCAGGGTGGCCAATGCGGCAACCAGATCGGATCCAAGTTCTGGGAGGTTGTGTGTGACGAGCACGGTATCGACCCCACGGGTCGCTACGCCGGCACCTCTGATCTCCAGCTGGAGCGCGTCAATGTGTACTACAACGAGGCCTCCTGCGGGAGGTTCGTCCCTCGTGCCGTGCTTATGGATCTGGAGCCAGGCACCATGGACAGTGTCCGCACCGGACCCTATGGCCAGATCTTCCGCCCTGACAACTTTGTCTTTGGACAGTCGGGCGCTGGTAACAACTGGGCCAAGGGGCACTACACTGAGGGGGCCGAGCTCATTGATTCGGTCCTCGATGTGGTCCGGAAGGAGGCCGAGAACTGTGATTGCCTCCAAG GGTTCCAAGTATGCCACTCCCTTGGTGGAGGAACGGGATCTGGAATGGGAACCCTTCTGATCTCAAAGATCAGGGAGGAGTACCCTGACCGGATGATGCTTACATTCTCTGTTTTCCCTTCGCCAAAGGTCTCCGACACAGTTGTTGAACCATATAACGCAACTCTTTCTGTGCATCAGTTGGTTGAGAATGCAGATGAATGCATGGTGCTGGACAATGAAGCTCTCTATGATATCTGCTTCCGCACTCTCAAGCTTACCACTCCTAgct TTGGCGACCTCAATCACTTGATCTCTGCGACCATGAGTGGCGTCACATGCTGCCTCCGCTTTCCTGGCCAGCTCAATTCTGATCTCCGCAAGCTGGCAGTCAACCTGATCCCCTTCCCGCGTCTCCACTTCTTCATGGTCGGCTTCGCACCCCTCACCTCCCGTGGGTCACAGCAGTACCGGGCCCTAACCGTGCCTGAGCTCACCCAGCAGATGTGGGACTCCAAGAACATGATGTGTGCTGCTGACCCCCGCCATGGCCGCTACCTCACTGCCTCTGCCATGTTCCGAGGCAAGATGAGCACCAAAGAAGTCGACGAACAAATGATCAACGTCCAAAACAAGAACTCTTCCTACTTTGTGGAGTGGATACCCAACAATGTCAAATCCAGCGTGTGCGATATCCCCCCGCGCGGACTCTCAATGGCGTCAACCTTCATTGGTAACTCAACTTCCATTCAGGAGATGTTTAGGAGGGTGAGCGAGCAGTTCACGGCCATGTTCAGGAGGAAGGCCTTCTTGCACTGGTACACAGGTGAGGGCATGGACGAGATGGAGTTCACTGAGGCAGAGAGCAACATGAATGATCTCGTCTCTGAGTACCAGCAATACCAGGATGCCACTGCCGATGAGGAAGGCGAGTACGAGGACGAGGAAGAAGCGGTCCAGGAAATGTGA